In Porites lutea chromosome 1, jaPorLute2.1, whole genome shotgun sequence, a single genomic region encodes these proteins:
- the LOC140952230 gene encoding uncharacterized protein isoform X2 — MKRIKRGSFKATFIDRRGSRRQDISLSLNQAKNEEAINSLSAGASMEPSCSASLTVNECTVAVPDLDGPDDFQRHSVTAHENRRIQEQLKWEELRDRLVSVTFEDSFLPKTACVWCQTSAAAVRCRYCGPKTLLCLECAKKLHVNINNYHVLELWKDGIFVPIFPNHGILNQGHQCASGEIHIINCIDEFGNHHSKRILFCQCEPPIVTLVRLHLWPGSPDRPTTAFHFRLMDMANDMFLHCKVPLKDFTDVLEAKMPPLQPRIVYSVYSILNSGCFEEYRYYKYQLNHLHKICPGIDDGSKCPICPKDDGVLIECMDACFGLSRKKSQGSGLSAPKHKDLFFGDQDDVDNFVDHYKEMSVSEHNCNHFHAGEVLSNIRSKGKNKLFDEKGVFGRVCRHDFPKGFISIKYGERISYSVYEIQRLQEMKKENVQLIVMYDVACILSKHLKNNPKHSTLAQIPLAIPIFHCYGHKASCQVQFSPRRTTGVGLTDGEGTERLWSFLRGFSAITKEMTPEKRIDTLTDGLLLYGKRIVKKLGPVLKAKHLKAKELLRNSSKELEEIFKGLPVPYQQETIQQWKQMEESAIDPVETVLAKEWDELYVELLLTTQSIRNLKRLDTMERKHGVRQRWKESDSHFQGARRRLEEKNRSRQILQLHKLASERTFLLEMKRKYADGQAIAIKLSKQITKVTENMKRTITCHNVLPGVAALTFDDVKDPSSDLYSNFQTSTPSGHAVANATRRKVIELHCLKERCEEEISLIKVEMLRLLAFLEKQMEVTTMAANAKVADEPLELGLKSLLLLRRAEYTKKLQALKTLWVGLVDIPTNHNQVIDYHQFLDDNVVSSGDTPLADVEDSDDDSASDYDSDE, encoded by the exons ATGAAACGCATTAAGCGCGGATCATTTAAAGCGACATTTATTGATAGAAGAGGGTCGAGAAGACAGGATATTTCTCTGTCCTTGAACCAGGCAAAAAATGAGGAAGCGATCAACAGCCTCAGTGCAGGTGCCTCGATGGAACCTTCTTGCAGCGCCTCATTAACGGTGAATGAGTGTACTGTAGCTGTGCCAGATTTGGATGGACCTGACGATTTTCAGCGTCACTCTGTGACCGCTCATGAAAATCGCCGCATTCAGGAGCAACTGAAATGGGAGGAATTGCGTGATAGACTTGTTTCCGTAACGTTCGAGGACTCATTTCTTCCAAAGACAGCCTGCGTTTGGTGTCAGACATCTGCTGCTGCAGTGAGATGCAGATATTGCGGCCCCAAAACTCTGTTATGTTTGGAGTGCGCGAAAAAGCTTCACGTGAATATCAACAATTACCATGTTTTGGAGTTGTGGAAG GATGGAATATTTGTGCCAATTTTCCCAAATCATGGCATTTTGAACCAAGGTCACCAGTGTGCCTCTGGGGAAATTCACATCATTAACTGCATAGATGAATTTG GCAACCATCATTCGAAGAGAATTTTGTTCTGTCAGTGTGAGCCTCCCATTGTTACCTTAGTGCGACTGCACCTATGGCCTGGTTCACCAGACAGGCCAACTACTGCCTTCCATTTTAGGCTGATGGACATGGCTAATGACATGTTCCTTCATTGCAAGGTGCCTCTCAAGGACTTTACAGATGTCCTTGAAGCAAAAATGCCACCTCTACAGCCCAGAATT gtttaCTCTGTCTACTCCATTTTAAATTCTGGCTGTTTTGAAGAGTACAG GTATTATAAGTATCAGCTAAATCACTTACATAAAATATGTCCTGGAATAGATGATGGCTCAAAGTGCCCAATATGTCCAAAG GATGATGGAGTACTCATAGAGTGTATGGATGCTTGTTTTGGACTCTCTCGGAAGAAGTCCCAAGGCAGCGGTCTTTCTGCTCCAAAGCACAAGGACCTATTCTTTGGAGATCAAGATGATGTGGACAACTTTGTTGATCATTACAAGGAGATGAGTGTATCCGAGCAT AATTGCAATCATTTCCATGCAGGAGAGGTCCTCTCAAACATAAGATCCAAGGGAAAGAACAAGCTGTTTGATGAAAAAGGGGTATTTGGAAGGGTTTGTCGTCATGACTTCCCAAAAGGATTTATTAGCATCAAATATGGCGAGCG AATTTCCTATTCAGTATATGAAATTCAAAGGcttcaagaaatgaaaaaggaaaatgtgCAACTCATTGTGATGTATGATGTTGCATGCATTTTGTCCAAACATCTTAAG AATAATCCCAAACACTCAACTCTGGCACAAATCCCACTAGCCATCCCTATATTCCACTGTTATGGGCATAAGGCTTCGTGTCAG GTTCAGTTTAGTCCACGCAGGACAACAGGTGTTGGCCTAACTGATGGTGAAGGGACAGAGAGACTGTGGTCGTTCCTTCGCGGCTTCTCGGCAATAACTAAAGAGATGACTCCAGAAAAGAGAATTGACACCTTGACAGATGGTCTTTTACTTTATGGCAAGCGAATTGTCAAAAAGCTAG GTCCTGTTTTGAAAGCGAAACACTTGAAGGCAAAAGAATTGTTGAGAAATTCTTCCAAAGAGCTTGAGGAGATTTTTAAAGGTTTGCCAG TTCCTTATCAGCAGGAAACTATTCAGCAATGGAAGCAAATGGAAGAGAGTGCTATTGATCCTGTGGAGACAG TGCTCGCCAAAGAATGGGATGAACTGTACGTGGAGCTGCTACTCACAACGCAAAGCATTCG GAATTTGAAACGATTGGACACCATGGAAAGAAAGCACGGAGTAAGACAGCGTTGGAAGGAGTCTGATTCACATTTCCAAGGAGCAAGGCGACgtcttgaagaaaaaaatcgaaGTCGACAAATTTTACAACTCCACAAGCTGGCGTCGGAACGAACTTTTTTATTGGAAATGAAGAGGAAATACGCTG ATGGTCAAGCCATTGCAATTAAACTGTCAAAGCAAATAACAAAAGTTACCGAGAACATGAAAAGGACGATCACCTGCCACAATGTTCTTCCTGGAGTTGCTGCCTTAACGTTCGATGATGTAAAGGACCCGTCATCTGATTTGTACTCCAACTTTCAAACCTCAACCCCTTCGGGGCACGCCGTGGCGAATGCAACAAGACGGAAGGTGATTGAATTACATTGCCTGAAGGAGAGATGTGAAGAGGAGATCTCCCTAATAAAAGTTGAAATGTTACGTCTCCTAGCTTTTCTTGAAAAACAGATGGAAGTTACTACTATGGCCGCAAACGCGAAAGTGGCAGACGAACCGTTAGAACTTGGGTTAAAATCCTTACTTCTATTAAGACGGGCGGAATATACTAAGAAGCTCCAAGCGTTGAAAACACTTTGGGTGGGGCTAGTTGATATTCCTACAAACCACAATCAAGTCATTGATTACCACCAGTTCCTTGATGACAACGTAGTGTCCAGCGGGGATACACCTTTGGCAGATGTCGAGGACTCTGACGACGACTCTGCCTCTGATTATGATAGTGACGAATAA
- the LOC140952230 gene encoding uncharacterized protein isoform X1 has protein sequence MKRIKRGSFKATFIDRRGSRRQDISLSLNQAKNEEAINSLSAGASMEPSCSASLTVNECTVAVPDLDGPDDFQRHSVTAHENRRIQEQLKWEELRDRLVSVTFEDSFLPKTACVWCQTSAAAVRCRYCGPKTLLCLECAKKLHVNINNYHVLELWKDGIFVPIFPNHGILNQGHQCASGEIHIINCIDEFGNHHSKRILFCQCEPPIVTLVRLHLWPGSPDRPTTAFHFRLMDMANDMFLHCKVPLKDFTDVLEAKMPPLQPRIVYSVYSILNSGCFEEYRYYKYQLNHLHKICPGIDDGSKCPICPKDDGVLIECMDACFGLSRKKSQGSGLSAPKHKDLFFGDQDDVDNFVDHYKEMSVSEHNCNHFHAGEVLSNIRSKGKNKLFDEKGVFGRVCRHDFPKGFISIKYGERISYSVYEIQRLQEMKKENVQLIVMYDVACILSKHLKNNPKHSTLAQIPLAIPIFHCYGHKASCQVQFSPRRTTGVGLTDGEGTERLWSFLRGFSAITKEMTPEKRIDTLTDGLLLYGKRIVKKLGPVLKAKHLKAKELLRNSSKELEEIFKGLPVPYQQETIQQWKQMEESAIDPVETVLAKEWDELYVELLLTTQSIRNDLVYAESDEDDRLDETQRKLDRNLKRLDTMERKHGVRQRWKESDSHFQGARRRLEEKNRSRQILQLHKLASERTFLLEMKRKYADGQAIAIKLSKQITKVTENMKRTITCHNVLPGVAALTFDDVKDPSSDLYSNFQTSTPSGHAVANATRRKVIELHCLKERCEEEISLIKVEMLRLLAFLEKQMEVTTMAANAKVADEPLELGLKSLLLLRRAEYTKKLQALKTLWVGLVDIPTNHNQVIDYHQFLDDNVVSSGDTPLADVEDSDDDSASDYDSDE, from the exons ATGAAACGCATTAAGCGCGGATCATTTAAAGCGACATTTATTGATAGAAGAGGGTCGAGAAGACAGGATATTTCTCTGTCCTTGAACCAGGCAAAAAATGAGGAAGCGATCAACAGCCTCAGTGCAGGTGCCTCGATGGAACCTTCTTGCAGCGCCTCATTAACGGTGAATGAGTGTACTGTAGCTGTGCCAGATTTGGATGGACCTGACGATTTTCAGCGTCACTCTGTGACCGCTCATGAAAATCGCCGCATTCAGGAGCAACTGAAATGGGAGGAATTGCGTGATAGACTTGTTTCCGTAACGTTCGAGGACTCATTTCTTCCAAAGACAGCCTGCGTTTGGTGTCAGACATCTGCTGCTGCAGTGAGATGCAGATATTGCGGCCCCAAAACTCTGTTATGTTTGGAGTGCGCGAAAAAGCTTCACGTGAATATCAACAATTACCATGTTTTGGAGTTGTGGAAG GATGGAATATTTGTGCCAATTTTCCCAAATCATGGCATTTTGAACCAAGGTCACCAGTGTGCCTCTGGGGAAATTCACATCATTAACTGCATAGATGAATTTG GCAACCATCATTCGAAGAGAATTTTGTTCTGTCAGTGTGAGCCTCCCATTGTTACCTTAGTGCGACTGCACCTATGGCCTGGTTCACCAGACAGGCCAACTACTGCCTTCCATTTTAGGCTGATGGACATGGCTAATGACATGTTCCTTCATTGCAAGGTGCCTCTCAAGGACTTTACAGATGTCCTTGAAGCAAAAATGCCACCTCTACAGCCCAGAATT gtttaCTCTGTCTACTCCATTTTAAATTCTGGCTGTTTTGAAGAGTACAG GTATTATAAGTATCAGCTAAATCACTTACATAAAATATGTCCTGGAATAGATGATGGCTCAAAGTGCCCAATATGTCCAAAG GATGATGGAGTACTCATAGAGTGTATGGATGCTTGTTTTGGACTCTCTCGGAAGAAGTCCCAAGGCAGCGGTCTTTCTGCTCCAAAGCACAAGGACCTATTCTTTGGAGATCAAGATGATGTGGACAACTTTGTTGATCATTACAAGGAGATGAGTGTATCCGAGCAT AATTGCAATCATTTCCATGCAGGAGAGGTCCTCTCAAACATAAGATCCAAGGGAAAGAACAAGCTGTTTGATGAAAAAGGGGTATTTGGAAGGGTTTGTCGTCATGACTTCCCAAAAGGATTTATTAGCATCAAATATGGCGAGCG AATTTCCTATTCAGTATATGAAATTCAAAGGcttcaagaaatgaaaaaggaaaatgtgCAACTCATTGTGATGTATGATGTTGCATGCATTTTGTCCAAACATCTTAAG AATAATCCCAAACACTCAACTCTGGCACAAATCCCACTAGCCATCCCTATATTCCACTGTTATGGGCATAAGGCTTCGTGTCAG GTTCAGTTTAGTCCACGCAGGACAACAGGTGTTGGCCTAACTGATGGTGAAGGGACAGAGAGACTGTGGTCGTTCCTTCGCGGCTTCTCGGCAATAACTAAAGAGATGACTCCAGAAAAGAGAATTGACACCTTGACAGATGGTCTTTTACTTTATGGCAAGCGAATTGTCAAAAAGCTAG GTCCTGTTTTGAAAGCGAAACACTTGAAGGCAAAAGAATTGTTGAGAAATTCTTCCAAAGAGCTTGAGGAGATTTTTAAAGGTTTGCCAG TTCCTTATCAGCAGGAAACTATTCAGCAATGGAAGCAAATGGAAGAGAGTGCTATTGATCCTGTGGAGACAG TGCTCGCCAAAGAATGGGATGAACTGTACGTGGAGCTGCTACTCACAACGCAAAGCATTCG aaatgaccTTGTTTATGCTGAGTCAGATGAAGATGATCGACTTGATGAAACTCAACGCAAGCTTGACcg GAATTTGAAACGATTGGACACCATGGAAAGAAAGCACGGAGTAAGACAGCGTTGGAAGGAGTCTGATTCACATTTCCAAGGAGCAAGGCGACgtcttgaagaaaaaaatcgaaGTCGACAAATTTTACAACTCCACAAGCTGGCGTCGGAACGAACTTTTTTATTGGAAATGAAGAGGAAATACGCTG ATGGTCAAGCCATTGCAATTAAACTGTCAAAGCAAATAACAAAAGTTACCGAGAACATGAAAAGGACGATCACCTGCCACAATGTTCTTCCTGGAGTTGCTGCCTTAACGTTCGATGATGTAAAGGACCCGTCATCTGATTTGTACTCCAACTTTCAAACCTCAACCCCTTCGGGGCACGCCGTGGCGAATGCAACAAGACGGAAGGTGATTGAATTACATTGCCTGAAGGAGAGATGTGAAGAGGAGATCTCCCTAATAAAAGTTGAAATGTTACGTCTCCTAGCTTTTCTTGAAAAACAGATGGAAGTTACTACTATGGCCGCAAACGCGAAAGTGGCAGACGAACCGTTAGAACTTGGGTTAAAATCCTTACTTCTATTAAGACGGGCGGAATATACTAAGAAGCTCCAAGCGTTGAAAACACTTTGGGTGGGGCTAGTTGATATTCCTACAAACCACAATCAAGTCATTGATTACCACCAGTTCCTTGATGACAACGTAGTGTCCAGCGGGGATACACCTTTGGCAGATGTCGAGGACTCTGACGACGACTCTGCCTCTGATTATGATAGTGACGAATAA
- the LOC140952230 gene encoding uncharacterized protein isoform X4, which yields MKRIKRGSFKATFIDRRGSRRQDISLSLNQAKNEEAINSLSAGASMEPSCSASLTVNECTVAVPDLDGPDDFQRHSVTAHENRRIQEQLKWEELRDRLVSVTFEDSFLPKTACVWCQTSAAAVRCRYCGPKTLLCLECAKKLHVNINNYHVLELWKDGIFVPIFPNHGILNQGHQCASGEIHIINCIDEFGNHHSKRILFCQCEPPIVTLVRLHLWPGSPDRPTTAFHFRLMDMANDMFLHCKVPLKDFTDVLEAKMPPLQPRIVYSVYSILNSGCFEEYRYYKYQLNHLHKICPGIDDGSKCPICPKDDGVLIECMDACFGLSRKKSQGSGLSAPKHKDLFFGDQDDVDNFVDHYKEMSVSEHNCNHFHAGEVLSNIRSKGKNKLFDEKGVFGRVCRHDFPKGFISIKYGERISYSVYEIQRLQEMKKENVQLIVMYDVACILSKHLKNNPKHSTLAQIPLAIPIFHCYGHKASCQVQFSPRRTTGVGLTDGEGTERLWSFLRGFSAITKEMTPEKRIDTLTDGLLLYGKRIVKKLVPYQQETIQQWKQMEESAIDPVETVLAKEWDELYVELLLTTQSIRNDLVYAESDEDDRLDETQRKLDRNLKRLDTMERKHGVRQRWKESDSHFQGARRRLEEKNRSRQILQLHKLASERTFLLEMKRKYADGQAIAIKLSKQITKVTENMKRTITCHNVLPGVAALTFDDVKDPSSDLYSNFQTSTPSGHAVANATRRKVIELHCLKERCEEEISLIKVEMLRLLAFLEKQMEVTTMAANAKVADEPLELGLKSLLLLRRAEYTKKLQALKTLWVGLVDIPTNHNQVIDYHQFLDDNVVSSGDTPLADVEDSDDDSASDYDSDE from the exons ATGAAACGCATTAAGCGCGGATCATTTAAAGCGACATTTATTGATAGAAGAGGGTCGAGAAGACAGGATATTTCTCTGTCCTTGAACCAGGCAAAAAATGAGGAAGCGATCAACAGCCTCAGTGCAGGTGCCTCGATGGAACCTTCTTGCAGCGCCTCATTAACGGTGAATGAGTGTACTGTAGCTGTGCCAGATTTGGATGGACCTGACGATTTTCAGCGTCACTCTGTGACCGCTCATGAAAATCGCCGCATTCAGGAGCAACTGAAATGGGAGGAATTGCGTGATAGACTTGTTTCCGTAACGTTCGAGGACTCATTTCTTCCAAAGACAGCCTGCGTTTGGTGTCAGACATCTGCTGCTGCAGTGAGATGCAGATATTGCGGCCCCAAAACTCTGTTATGTTTGGAGTGCGCGAAAAAGCTTCACGTGAATATCAACAATTACCATGTTTTGGAGTTGTGGAAG GATGGAATATTTGTGCCAATTTTCCCAAATCATGGCATTTTGAACCAAGGTCACCAGTGTGCCTCTGGGGAAATTCACATCATTAACTGCATAGATGAATTTG GCAACCATCATTCGAAGAGAATTTTGTTCTGTCAGTGTGAGCCTCCCATTGTTACCTTAGTGCGACTGCACCTATGGCCTGGTTCACCAGACAGGCCAACTACTGCCTTCCATTTTAGGCTGATGGACATGGCTAATGACATGTTCCTTCATTGCAAGGTGCCTCTCAAGGACTTTACAGATGTCCTTGAAGCAAAAATGCCACCTCTACAGCCCAGAATT gtttaCTCTGTCTACTCCATTTTAAATTCTGGCTGTTTTGAAGAGTACAG GTATTATAAGTATCAGCTAAATCACTTACATAAAATATGTCCTGGAATAGATGATGGCTCAAAGTGCCCAATATGTCCAAAG GATGATGGAGTACTCATAGAGTGTATGGATGCTTGTTTTGGACTCTCTCGGAAGAAGTCCCAAGGCAGCGGTCTTTCTGCTCCAAAGCACAAGGACCTATTCTTTGGAGATCAAGATGATGTGGACAACTTTGTTGATCATTACAAGGAGATGAGTGTATCCGAGCAT AATTGCAATCATTTCCATGCAGGAGAGGTCCTCTCAAACATAAGATCCAAGGGAAAGAACAAGCTGTTTGATGAAAAAGGGGTATTTGGAAGGGTTTGTCGTCATGACTTCCCAAAAGGATTTATTAGCATCAAATATGGCGAGCG AATTTCCTATTCAGTATATGAAATTCAAAGGcttcaagaaatgaaaaaggaaaatgtgCAACTCATTGTGATGTATGATGTTGCATGCATTTTGTCCAAACATCTTAAG AATAATCCCAAACACTCAACTCTGGCACAAATCCCACTAGCCATCCCTATATTCCACTGTTATGGGCATAAGGCTTCGTGTCAG GTTCAGTTTAGTCCACGCAGGACAACAGGTGTTGGCCTAACTGATGGTGAAGGGACAGAGAGACTGTGGTCGTTCCTTCGCGGCTTCTCGGCAATAACTAAAGAGATGACTCCAGAAAAGAGAATTGACACCTTGACAGATGGTCTTTTACTTTATGGCAAGCGAATTGTCAAAAAGCTAG TTCCTTATCAGCAGGAAACTATTCAGCAATGGAAGCAAATGGAAGAGAGTGCTATTGATCCTGTGGAGACAG TGCTCGCCAAAGAATGGGATGAACTGTACGTGGAGCTGCTACTCACAACGCAAAGCATTCG aaatgaccTTGTTTATGCTGAGTCAGATGAAGATGATCGACTTGATGAAACTCAACGCAAGCTTGACcg GAATTTGAAACGATTGGACACCATGGAAAGAAAGCACGGAGTAAGACAGCGTTGGAAGGAGTCTGATTCACATTTCCAAGGAGCAAGGCGACgtcttgaagaaaaaaatcgaaGTCGACAAATTTTACAACTCCACAAGCTGGCGTCGGAACGAACTTTTTTATTGGAAATGAAGAGGAAATACGCTG ATGGTCAAGCCATTGCAATTAAACTGTCAAAGCAAATAACAAAAGTTACCGAGAACATGAAAAGGACGATCACCTGCCACAATGTTCTTCCTGGAGTTGCTGCCTTAACGTTCGATGATGTAAAGGACCCGTCATCTGATTTGTACTCCAACTTTCAAACCTCAACCCCTTCGGGGCACGCCGTGGCGAATGCAACAAGACGGAAGGTGATTGAATTACATTGCCTGAAGGAGAGATGTGAAGAGGAGATCTCCCTAATAAAAGTTGAAATGTTACGTCTCCTAGCTTTTCTTGAAAAACAGATGGAAGTTACTACTATGGCCGCAAACGCGAAAGTGGCAGACGAACCGTTAGAACTTGGGTTAAAATCCTTACTTCTATTAAGACGGGCGGAATATACTAAGAAGCTCCAAGCGTTGAAAACACTTTGGGTGGGGCTAGTTGATATTCCTACAAACCACAATCAAGTCATTGATTACCACCAGTTCCTTGATGACAACGTAGTGTCCAGCGGGGATACACCTTTGGCAGATGTCGAGGACTCTGACGACGACTCTGCCTCTGATTATGATAGTGACGAATAA
- the LOC140952230 gene encoding uncharacterized protein isoform X5 has product MKRIKRGSFKATFIDRRGSRRQDISLSLNQAKNEEAINSLSAGASMEPSCSASLTVNECTVAVPDLDGPDDFQRHSVTAHENRRIQEQLKWEELRDRLVSVTFEDSFLPKTACVWCQTSAAAVRCRYCGPKTLLCLECAKKLHVNINNYHVLELWKVYSVYSILNSGCFEEYRYYKYQLNHLHKICPGIDDGSKCPICPKDDGVLIECMDACFGLSRKKSQGSGLSAPKHKDLFFGDQDDVDNFVDHYKEMSVSEHNCNHFHAGEVLSNIRSKGKNKLFDEKGVFGRVCRHDFPKGFISIKYGERISYSVYEIQRLQEMKKENVQLIVMYDVACILSKHLKNNPKHSTLAQIPLAIPIFHCYGHKASCQVQFSPRRTTGVGLTDGEGTERLWSFLRGFSAITKEMTPEKRIDTLTDGLLLYGKRIVKKLGPVLKAKHLKAKELLRNSSKELEEIFKGLPVPYQQETIQQWKQMEESAIDPVETVLAKEWDELYVELLLTTQSIRNDLVYAESDEDDRLDETQRKLDRNLKRLDTMERKHGVRQRWKESDSHFQGARRRLEEKNRSRQILQLHKLASERTFLLEMKRKYADGQAIAIKLSKQITKVTENMKRTITCHNVLPGVAALTFDDVKDPSSDLYSNFQTSTPSGHAVANATRRKVIELHCLKERCEEEISLIKVEMLRLLAFLEKQMEVTTMAANAKVADEPLELGLKSLLLLRRAEYTKKLQALKTLWVGLVDIPTNHNQVIDYHQFLDDNVVSSGDTPLADVEDSDDDSASDYDSDE; this is encoded by the exons ATGAAACGCATTAAGCGCGGATCATTTAAAGCGACATTTATTGATAGAAGAGGGTCGAGAAGACAGGATATTTCTCTGTCCTTGAACCAGGCAAAAAATGAGGAAGCGATCAACAGCCTCAGTGCAGGTGCCTCGATGGAACCTTCTTGCAGCGCCTCATTAACGGTGAATGAGTGTACTGTAGCTGTGCCAGATTTGGATGGACCTGACGATTTTCAGCGTCACTCTGTGACCGCTCATGAAAATCGCCGCATTCAGGAGCAACTGAAATGGGAGGAATTGCGTGATAGACTTGTTTCCGTAACGTTCGAGGACTCATTTCTTCCAAAGACAGCCTGCGTTTGGTGTCAGACATCTGCTGCTGCAGTGAGATGCAGATATTGCGGCCCCAAAACTCTGTTATGTTTGGAGTGCGCGAAAAAGCTTCACGTGAATATCAACAATTACCATGTTTTGGAGTTGTGGAAG gtttaCTCTGTCTACTCCATTTTAAATTCTGGCTGTTTTGAAGAGTACAG GTATTATAAGTATCAGCTAAATCACTTACATAAAATATGTCCTGGAATAGATGATGGCTCAAAGTGCCCAATATGTCCAAAG GATGATGGAGTACTCATAGAGTGTATGGATGCTTGTTTTGGACTCTCTCGGAAGAAGTCCCAAGGCAGCGGTCTTTCTGCTCCAAAGCACAAGGACCTATTCTTTGGAGATCAAGATGATGTGGACAACTTTGTTGATCATTACAAGGAGATGAGTGTATCCGAGCAT AATTGCAATCATTTCCATGCAGGAGAGGTCCTCTCAAACATAAGATCCAAGGGAAAGAACAAGCTGTTTGATGAAAAAGGGGTATTTGGAAGGGTTTGTCGTCATGACTTCCCAAAAGGATTTATTAGCATCAAATATGGCGAGCG AATTTCCTATTCAGTATATGAAATTCAAAGGcttcaagaaatgaaaaaggaaaatgtgCAACTCATTGTGATGTATGATGTTGCATGCATTTTGTCCAAACATCTTAAG AATAATCCCAAACACTCAACTCTGGCACAAATCCCACTAGCCATCCCTATATTCCACTGTTATGGGCATAAGGCTTCGTGTCAG GTTCAGTTTAGTCCACGCAGGACAACAGGTGTTGGCCTAACTGATGGTGAAGGGACAGAGAGACTGTGGTCGTTCCTTCGCGGCTTCTCGGCAATAACTAAAGAGATGACTCCAGAAAAGAGAATTGACACCTTGACAGATGGTCTTTTACTTTATGGCAAGCGAATTGTCAAAAAGCTAG GTCCTGTTTTGAAAGCGAAACACTTGAAGGCAAAAGAATTGTTGAGAAATTCTTCCAAAGAGCTTGAGGAGATTTTTAAAGGTTTGCCAG TTCCTTATCAGCAGGAAACTATTCAGCAATGGAAGCAAATGGAAGAGAGTGCTATTGATCCTGTGGAGACAG TGCTCGCCAAAGAATGGGATGAACTGTACGTGGAGCTGCTACTCACAACGCAAAGCATTCG aaatgaccTTGTTTATGCTGAGTCAGATGAAGATGATCGACTTGATGAAACTCAACGCAAGCTTGACcg GAATTTGAAACGATTGGACACCATGGAAAGAAAGCACGGAGTAAGACAGCGTTGGAAGGAGTCTGATTCACATTTCCAAGGAGCAAGGCGACgtcttgaagaaaaaaatcgaaGTCGACAAATTTTACAACTCCACAAGCTGGCGTCGGAACGAACTTTTTTATTGGAAATGAAGAGGAAATACGCTG ATGGTCAAGCCATTGCAATTAAACTGTCAAAGCAAATAACAAAAGTTACCGAGAACATGAAAAGGACGATCACCTGCCACAATGTTCTTCCTGGAGTTGCTGCCTTAACGTTCGATGATGTAAAGGACCCGTCATCTGATTTGTACTCCAACTTTCAAACCTCAACCCCTTCGGGGCACGCCGTGGCGAATGCAACAAGACGGAAGGTGATTGAATTACATTGCCTGAAGGAGAGATGTGAAGAGGAGATCTCCCTAATAAAAGTTGAAATGTTACGTCTCCTAGCTTTTCTTGAAAAACAGATGGAAGTTACTACTATGGCCGCAAACGCGAAAGTGGCAGACGAACCGTTAGAACTTGGGTTAAAATCCTTACTTCTATTAAGACGGGCGGAATATACTAAGAAGCTCCAAGCGTTGAAAACACTTTGGGTGGGGCTAGTTGATATTCCTACAAACCACAATCAAGTCATTGATTACCACCAGTTCCTTGATGACAACGTAGTGTCCAGCGGGGATACACCTTTGGCAGATGTCGAGGACTCTGACGACGACTCTGCCTCTGATTATGATAGTGACGAATAA